The following proteins come from a genomic window of Streptomyces sp. NBC_01716:
- a CDS encoding ricin-type beta-trefoil lectin domain protein, with protein MQRTRPTFRSTVATLAAFATVVGALVALTPAAQASAQASAPVGAPAAVRASAPLPPALEAIRAAEAKRLYGDPGERPPDQRKTGLIALGDSEISGEGVGTYEPGTNGPDNWCHRSPDSAIHRTGIAADVTYNVSCSGASTVNIRVGGTAQFADELVQSDSLAIKARNTRLKMVVLVAGANDDLQFGPVITDCVLRWFTLQGPCADKYRPGWQPRVDGLVPKVESTVADLRGVMRDAGYADGDYKLVVMGYPGPLTPDYADNPDFPGKIPGGCTGHDADAAWARDGAVPAFQTGMRKAAKNSGAVYLDNSRLFHGHEVCTDDDWARGLFIDIGNPFPPNENSVRQSFHPNAAGHVAFASCLTQLYNSGLSEASCADPASTGRPVLQPGGWDDVFQPLKNEGTGTCVDVSASKTRNGSKITGYGCNEGRNQGWWYDTGTGAGARSLHSELSHDRCLDVPSGSYRAGASVTLWDCHGGANQKFAIEAGTIRPASAGTLCLTLASERDPLRLQNCDGSANQRFV; from the coding sequence ATGCAACGTACGAGACCCACGTTCCGAAGTACCGTCGCCACGCTCGCCGCATTCGCGACCGTCGTCGGCGCACTGGTCGCCCTGACGCCCGCGGCCCAGGCGTCGGCGCAGGCGTCGGCCCCCGTGGGCGCGCCCGCCGCGGTCCGCGCGTCCGCCCCGCTGCCGCCCGCCCTCGAAGCGATCCGCGCCGCCGAGGCCAAGCGGCTCTACGGCGACCCCGGCGAGCGCCCGCCCGACCAGCGCAAGACCGGGCTCATCGCGCTCGGCGACAGTGAGATCTCCGGCGAGGGCGTCGGCACGTACGAGCCGGGGACGAACGGCCCCGACAACTGGTGCCACCGTTCGCCGGACTCGGCGATCCACCGCACCGGGATCGCGGCGGACGTCACCTACAACGTCTCCTGCTCGGGCGCGTCGACCGTCAACATCCGGGTCGGCGGCACGGCGCAGTTCGCCGACGAACTCGTACAGAGCGACAGCCTCGCCATCAAGGCGCGCAACACCAGGCTCAAGATGGTGGTGCTCGTGGCGGGCGCCAACGACGATCTCCAGTTCGGTCCGGTGATCACCGACTGCGTACTGCGCTGGTTCACGCTCCAGGGGCCCTGCGCCGACAAGTACCGGCCGGGCTGGCAGCCGCGGGTCGACGGACTCGTACCCAAGGTCGAGTCGACCGTGGCCGACCTGCGAGGCGTCATGCGCGACGCGGGTTACGCCGACGGTGACTACAAGCTCGTCGTGATGGGCTACCCGGGCCCCCTCACCCCCGACTACGCCGACAACCCCGACTTCCCGGGCAAGATCCCCGGTGGCTGCACCGGCCACGACGCGGACGCCGCCTGGGCCCGTGACGGCGCGGTCCCCGCCTTCCAGACCGGCATGCGGAAGGCCGCGAAGAACTCGGGCGCGGTGTATCTGGACAACTCCCGGCTCTTCCACGGCCATGAGGTGTGCACGGACGACGACTGGGCCCGGGGTCTGTTCATCGACATCGGCAACCCCTTCCCGCCGAACGAGAATTCGGTCCGCCAGTCCTTCCATCCGAACGCCGCCGGGCACGTGGCGTTCGCGTCGTGCCTGACCCAGCTCTACAACTCGGGCCTGAGCGAGGCGAGTTGCGCCGACCCGGCGAGCACGGGGCGGCCGGTGCTCCAGCCGGGCGGCTGGGACGACGTTTTTCAGCCATTGAAGAACGAGGGAACGGGCACCTGCGTCGACGTCAGCGCGTCCAAGACACGCAACGGCTCCAAGATCACCGGCTACGGCTGCAACGAGGGCCGTAACCAGGGCTGGTGGTACGACACCGGGACAGGCGCCGGCGCCCGGTCGCTGCACAGCGAGCTGAGCCACGACCGCTGCCTCGACGTCCCGTCGGGTTCGTACCGCGCGGGCGCCTCGGTCACCCTCTGGGACTGCCACGGCGGCGCGAACCAGAAGTTCGCCATCGAGGCGGGCACCATCCGCCCGGCGTCGGCGGGCACGCTCTGTCTGACCCTGGCGTCGGAGCGGGACCCGCTCCGGCTCCAGAACTGCGACGGGTCGGCGAACCAGCGCTTCGTCTGA